A genomic region of Halichondria panicea chromosome 5, odHalPani1.1, whole genome shotgun sequence contains the following coding sequences:
- the LOC135335830 gene encoding uncharacterized protein LOC135335830 isoform X1, with protein sequence MSDNLAKQLYLASRDGCDQEVLELLQRGAPPDSIDCYTRWQGGYIPLHKACAYNRLRIAELLIKFGAIVTAADNGGWTPLHSACYNNSKDTAKLLLEHHCPTDIKNSGGQTAAHWARLKGYRALADYVEEFQPGPRDPLPSYPTLEQLSQLECDQWLQLGVRLGLSNDQLETIKESQHPTAATLQAAKIKNIDMQWKDIVEALVSVGEYKLAESVCTQQGEGESTLSVSAFYGWLDWVKRLVETVGLNPKGENGTVNKAGDTPLSLACANGHLDTVKYLVNEHHCDPGTVNKAGDTPLSLACANAGHLDTVKYLVNEHHCDPRSTVNKAGDTPLSLAYKGGHWEVVKYLAITHHCDTTIAVNKAGDTPLSIECSRGYLEMVKAIINKHVDPNKPFNKAGDTPLSLAYKCGHWEVVRYLAITHHCDTTIAVNKAGDTPLSLACSRGNLKMVKALINKHVDPNKPVNKAGDTPLSLAYQNRHLETIKYLAQEHQCDPKFAVNEAGDTPLSLECYRGNLEMVKALINKHVDPNKLVNKAGDTPLSLACANGHLDTVKYLVNEHHCDPRKPVNKAGDTPLSLAYQNRHLETIKYLAQEHQCDPKFAVNEAGDTPLSLECYRGNLEMVKALINKHVDPNKLVNKAGDTPLSLACANGHLDTVKYLVNEHHCDPRKPVNKAGDTPLSLAYQNRHLETIKYLAQEHQCDPKFAVNEAGDTPLSLECYRGNLEMVKALINKHVDPNKLVNKAGDTPLSLACANGHLDTVKYLVNEHHCDPRKPVNKAGDTPLALAYQNRHLETIKYLAQEHQCDPKFAVNKAGDTPLSLECSHGNLDIVKALINKHVDPNKPVNKAGDTPLSLAYKGGHWEVVKYLAITHHCDATSVLLLAVKHNQNAIVEILLVESHSDPNVTDKEGKTPLNLSNDPEIIKLLLKHGAKAANVYKKHSKLIRKLSSERPPHLPLSVLIIGDGGVGKSTLLKSILSSKGFWSLFQKARPVDDVDARTVGIIPYEIYTKEFGRIIYFDFAGQKEFYTSHCAILENAVQTSPPIIILCAKLVESEQAIIDSMYRWLTLVQNQCTNLKGKAHVIVVGSHADQVKKMGEDPQAKESIFAPIIKQFPKFEITEFIPIDCRFADSSDMNIVRKRIQKSSAILRSPETISLNAHTFYIYLAENFKHKLAVSLKVVQQRIHSDLDQTHESEKMADILSFIPTTLNHLVDICTQLSKVGLLLFLYNKSSYENSFLICDSKKLLSDVTGTVFAPEHFRQHCKLASSTGVVPLSKFEEAFSNYDTEMLIAFMTHLELCFEIKDKQVLEYIQKMEPDLDDTRYLFFPGLIRIETPERVWEEDPSMSYHFGWILETSQNTHFYDPRCLQVLILRIVFTFGLAPASKVLHDIPSLQKFCSVWKSGICWCNDDGIITHLELCNNKSFTIKIRSEVLTPESLAHRSKVVSKVLETVKDVCPNIVVVESLINPQEVVSHPLKPSSELTLFSVRDLAAAVISQKEAVKSVHRPLSLKRLLQFEPYAGLDLNTLQCIHSDKNVMKDEKISNTFIYHFTSQISDPNSILMYRQMLSQSQASNVNIQSVRPKQEVVQALETWRSETEGTYSCLRETLNKYSVFAGRNPLDLAGVAHDDIDPSVFSISGDELTDHQIPSTPTLASGELSIDMNQKSTIREHNDTVSVVKTPSSDEGSLSSERLQHSAALVQRLGATSAGTGDSQLHRRGSSDLSALRNIVDTAITGQLEYQMKYGDAHIQDPGTTSVYELMVKHGVTDEQLDREIEQGDLAPVAMHFDNVELYLNPLKLNGNEQADVWRETYLSRSNQVAVITCLSIWRGHEPSEATFRALIRILLDLRKEELATRICQYLADGNGQVYTQRADKSADLKPDIMCEGSLSSERLQYSADLVQRVGATISSSTCEVHTRRGLSANRVTLQDLVSRYSLTDKQLNSEIGDSDIPYLAEHFNGVKSAMGLTPAQQADVNRLYCNEGTQVAMTECLILWKRHDPFAATYKALLELLLGLRKDEIADDICQHLSQ encoded by the exons ATGAG TGACAACCTTGCTAAACAACTCTACCTGGCTAGTCGTGATGGTTGTGACCAAGAAGTGCTTGAGCTGCTACAGAGAGGAGCTCCACCTGACAGCATTGACTGCTACACTAGATGGCAGGGTGGATACATTCCACTACACAAGGCATGTGCTTACAACCGTCTCCGCATTGCAGAATTACTCATCAAGTTTGGAGCCATTGTAACTGCTGCAGATAATGGTGGTTGGACCCCCTTACACTCGGCATGTTACAACAACAGTAAGGACACTGCTAAGCTGTTACTGGAGCACCACTGTCCCACAG ATATCAAGAACAGTGGTGGACAGACTGCTGCTCATTGGGCCAGATTGAAGGGGTACCGTGCCTTAGCTGACTATGTGGAGGAGTTCCAGCCTGGACCTAGAG atCCTCTGCCCTCGTACCCAACACTGGAACAGCTGAGTCAGCTGGAATGTGACCAATGGCTTCAACTTGGTGTTCGCTTGGGATTGAGCAATGACCAACTGGAAACCATAAAGGAGAGCCAACACCCCACAGCAGCAACTCTCCAGGCAGCCAAAATCAAGAATATTGACATGCAGTGGAAGGATATTGTGGAAGCTCTAGTGAGCGTTGGAGAGTACAAGTTGGCAGAGAGTGTGTGCACTCAGCAAG GGGAAGGTGAGAGTACTCTGTCAGTGAGTGCATTCTATGGCTGGCTGGACTGGGTCAAGCGTCTTGTGGAAACTGTGGGCCTCAATCCAAAAGGTGAAAATG gtacagtcaacaaggctggtgacactccactctctctggcctgtgctaatggccacttggacactgtcaagtatcttgtgaacgagcatcattgtgatccgggtacagtcaacaaggctggtgacaccccactctctctggcctgtgctaatgCAGGCCACTTGGACACTGTCAAGTACCTTGTGAAcgagcatcattgtgatcctagaa gtacagtcaacaaggctggtgacactccactctctctggcctacaaaggtggacactgggaagtggtcaagtatctcgccatcactcatcactgtgacACAACAA TTGCAGTGAATaaggctggagacactcctctctccATTGAGTGTTCCCGTGGTTACCTGGAGATGGTCAAGGCTATCatcaacaagcatgttgatccaaata AGCCattcaacaaggctggtgacaccccactctctctggcctacaaatgtggacactgggaagtggtcaggtatctcgccatcactcatcactgtgatACAACAA TTGCAGTAAATaaggctggagacactcctctctccctTGCGTGTTCACGTGGTAACCTGAagatggtcaaggctctcatcaacaagcatgttgatccaaata agccagtcaacaaggctggtgacactccactctctctggcctaccAAAACAGACACTTGGAGACTATCAAATATCTTGCTCAAGAACATCAGTGTGACCCAAAAT TTGCAGTGAATgaggctggagacactcctctctccctTGAGTGTTACCGTGGTAACCTGGagatggtcaaggctctcatcaacaagcatgttgatccaaata AGctagtcaacaaggctggtgacactccactctctctggcctgtgctaatggccacttggacacagtcaaaTATCTTGTGAACGAacatcattgtgatcctagaa agccagtcaacaaggctggtgacactccactctctctggcctaccAAAACAGACACTTGGAGACTATCAAATATCTTGCTCAAGAACATCAGTGTGACCCAAAAT TTGCAGTGAATgaggctggagacactcctctctccctTGAGTGTTACCGTGGTAACCTGGagatggtcaaggctctcatcaacaagcatgttgatccaaata AGctagtcaacaaggctggtgacactccactctctctggcctgtgctaatggccacttggacacagtcaaaTATCTTGTGAACGAacatcattgtgatcctagaa agccagtcaacaaggctggtgacactccactctctctggcctaccAAAACAGACACTTGGAGACTATCAAATATCTTGCTCAAGAACATCAGTGTGACCCAAAAT TTGCAGTGAATgaggctggagacactcctctctccctTGAGTGTTACCGTGGTAACCTGGagatggtcaaggctctcatcaacaagcatgttgatccaaata AGctagtcaacaaggctggtgacactccactctctctggcctgtgctaatggccacttggacacagtcaaaTATCTTGTGAACGAacatcattgtgatcctagaa agccagtcaacaaggctggtgacactccACTCGCTCTGGCCTACCAAAACAGACACTTGGAGACTATCAAATATCTTGCTCAAGAACATCAGTGTGACCCAAAAT TTGCAGTGAATAAGGCTGGAGATACTCCTCTCTCCCTCGAGTGTTCCCATGGTAACCTGGATATAGTCAAGGCTCTCatcaacaagcatgttgatccaaata agccagtcaacaaggctggtgacactccactctctctggcctacaaAGGTGGACACTGGGAAGTTGTCAAGTATCTTgccatcactcatcactgtgatGCAACAA GTGTCCTCTTGCTAGCAGTAAAGCATAatcagaatgcaatagttgaGATTCTATTGGTAGAAAGCCATAGCGATCCGAATGTAACCGACAAAGAAGGCAAGACACCTCTCAATTTGTCCAACGACCCTGAGATCATAAAGCTCCTCTTGAAACATGGAGCCAAGGCTGCCAATGTCTACAAGAAACACAGCAAGCTCATCAGAAAGCTCTCCTCCGAGCGACCCCCCCACCTTCCTCTGTCTGTGCTCATTATTGGTGATGGTGGCGTGGGGAAGAGCACTCTGTTGAAGTCCATTCTGAGCTCAAAAGGGTTTTGGTCTCTATTCCAGAAGGCAAGACCAGTCGATGACGTCGATGCGAGGACAGTGGGGATAATACCGTACGAAATATACACCAAAGAGTTTGGGAGAATCATCTACTTTGATTTTGCGGGCCAGAAAGAGTTTTACACGAGCCACTGTGCCATTCTGGAGAATGCTGTTCAAACCTCACCACCCATCATTATCCTCTGTGCTAAGCTTGTAGAAAGTGAGCAGGCGATTATTGATTCCATGTATCGTTGGTTGACCCTCGTCCAAAACCAGTGCACCAATCTGAAAGGCAAAGCACACGTGATAGTAGTTGGTAGCCATGCCGACCAGGTGAAGAAAATGGGAGAAGATCCACAAGCCAAAGAGAGCATCTTTGCCCCCATTATCAAGCAATTCCCAAAGTTTGAGATCACAGAGTTCATTCCAATAGATTGCCGCTTTGCTGATTCGAGTGATATGAATATCGTGAGAAAGCGGATTCAGAAAAGCTCTGCTATTCTCCGCTCTCCAGAAACCATCAGCCTGAATGCTCACACCTTTTACATCTACCTTGCTGAGAACTTTAAACATAAACTTGCTGTTTCATTGAAGGTTGTTCAACAACGAATACACAGCGATCTAGACCAAACACATGAGTCAGAGAAAATGGCAGACATCCTTTCCTTTATTCCGACCACCCTCAACCATCTAGTTGATATCTGTACCCAGTTAAGCAAGGTGGGGCTTCTGCTATTTCTTTACAACAAATCCTCATATGAAAATTCCTTTCTGATCTGTGACTCTAAAAAATTACTCTCTGATGTCACTGGGACAGTATTTGCTCCTGAGCACTTTCGTCAGCACTGCAAACTCGCCTCAAGCACTGGAGTGGTGCCTTTGTCCAAGTTTGAAGAAGCTTTCAGTAACTACGACACTGAAATGCTGATTGCTTTCATGACACATTTAGAGCTGTGCTTTGAGATCAAAGACAAGCAAGTTCTAGAGTACATTCAGAAGATGGAGCCAGACCTAGACGACACTCGCTACCTCTTCTTTCCCGGGCTCATCAGGATAGAAACTCCCGAGCGTGTATGGGAGGAAGACCCTTCCATGAGCTACCACTTTGGATGGATACTCGAAACCTCTCAGAACACACATTTTTACGATCCTCGCTGCCTTCAAGTCCTCATTCTTAGAATAGTGTTCACGTTTGGCCTTGCCCCTGCTAGCAAAGTACTGCATGATATcccttccctgcagaaattCTGCTCTGTGTGGAAGAGTGGGATCTGCTGGTGCAACGATGATGGGATTATCACACACCTCGAGCTTTGTAACAATAAATCTTTCACTATTAAAATACGATCTGAAGTTCTTACACCCGAGAGCCTTGCCCATCGCTCCAAGGTAGTCAGTAAGGTTCTCGAAACAGTGAAAGATGTTTGTCCCAATATTGTGGTTGTGGAATCACTGATCAATCCACAGGAAGTTGTCAGTCATCCTCTAAAACCTTCCTCAGAGCTCACTCTGTTTAGTGTTAGAGATCTTGCTGCAGCTGTCATCTCTCAAAAAGAAGCTGTGAAATCCGTTCATCGCCCTCTCTCACTGAAACGCCTTCTCCAGTTTGAGCCGTACGCTGGTTTGGACCTCAACACTCTACAGTGTATTCACAGTGACAAGAATGTCATGAAAGATGAGAAAATTTCGAACACATTCATTTATCATTTCACTAGTCAAATTTCCGATCCAAACAGTATTCTCATGTATAGACAAATGTTGAGCCAATCTCAAGCTTCTAATGTCAACATTCAGTCGGTCCGTCCCAAacaggaggtggtccaggCCCTTGAGACATGGAGGAGTGAGACTGAGGGAACTTACAGCTGTCTGAGGGAGACTCTCAACAAGTACAGCGTCTTCGCTGGGAGAAACCCTCTG GACCTAGCTGGTGTGGCTCATGATGATATTGATCCCTCTGTGTTTAGTATCAGTGGAGATGAGCTAACG GATCACCAGATACCCTCTACCCCTACCTTAG CGTCAGGTGAACTCTCCATTGATATGAATCAGAAGTCAACGATTAGAGAACACAATGATACTGTCTCTGTTGTGAAGACGCCATCATCAG ATGAGGGGTCCCTGTCATCAGAAAGACTCCAACACTCAGCAGCTCTGGTCCAGAGACTAGGAGCTACATCAGCTGGTACTGGGGACAGTCAACTccatagaagag GTTCTAGTGATTTGTCTGCTCTAAGGAACATTGTAGACACTGCAATCACTGGACAACTGGAGTACCAAATGAAGTATGGAGATGCTCACATACAG GATCCAGGGACTACCAGCGTCTATGAGTTGATGGTCAAGCATGGAGTCACTGACGAGCAGTTGGATAGAGAGATTGAACAAGGCGATCTTGCTCCAGTAGCTATGCACTTTGATAATGTGGAGCTCTACCTCAACCCACTGAAGTTGAATGGAAATGAACAAGCTGATGTGTGGCGAGAGACTTATTTAAGTAGAAGCAATCAAGTAGCAGTGATCACCTGTTTGTCAATCTGGAGGGGTCACGAACCCAGCGAAGCAACCTTCAGAGCACTGATTAGGATCTTATTGGATCTGAGGAAGGAAGAGCTAGCTACCAGGATTTGTCAGTACTTG GCTGATGGTAACGGTCAAGTTTATACTCAAAGAGCTGATAAATCTGCTGATTTAAAACCAGACATCATGTGTGAGGGGTCCCTGTCATCAGAAAGGCTCCAATACTCAGCAGATCTGGTCCAGAGAGTAGGAGCTACAATATCATCATCAACTTGTGAAGTCCATACTAGAAGAG GACTATCCGCTAATCGAGTTACACTCCAAGATCTTGTGAGCAGATACAGTCTAACTGACAAGCAGCTCAACAGTGAAATAGGGGACTCCGATATTCCCTACCTGGCCGAACATTTCAATGGTGTAAAGAGTGCAATGGGACTGACTCCTGCACAACAGGCCGATGTGAATAGGTTGTACTGTAATGAAGGAACTCAAGTAGCCATGACTGAATGCTTGATTCTCTGGAAAAGACACGATCCTTTCGCAGCAACTTACAAAGCTCTGCTGGAGTTGTTACTGGGACTGAGGAAAGACGAGATAGCTGATGATATCTGTCAGCACTTATCTCAAT ga